From one Physeter macrocephalus isolate SW-GA chromosome 18, ASM283717v5, whole genome shotgun sequence genomic stretch:
- the TRNT1 gene encoding CCA tRNA nucleotidyltransferase 1, mitochondrial produces MLRCLGPWRRHLLSCSWSTLCLLKHSLFTMKLQSPEFQSLFTEGLKGLTELFVKENHELRIAGGAVRDLLSGVKPQDVDFATTATPAQMRELFQSVGIRMINNKGEKHGTITARLHEENFEITTLRIDVATDGRHAEVEFTTDWQKDAERRDLTINSMFLGFDGTLFDYFNGYEDLKNKKVRFVGQAKQRIQEDYLRILRYFRFYGKIVDTPGDHDPETLEAIAENAKGLAGISGERIWVELKKILTSNHVDHLIHLIYDLDVAPYIGLPANASLEEFNKVSKNVEGFSPKPMTLLTSLFKVQDDVTKLDLRLKISKEEKNLGLFIVKNRKDLIKATDSSEPLKPYQDFIIDSRDSDATARVCELLKYQGEHGLLKEMQQWSIPPFPVSGHDIRKVGISSGKEIGALLQQLREQWKKSGYQMEKDELLSYIKKT; encoded by the exons ATGCTGAGGTGCCTGGGTCCCTGGCGCAGGCACTTGCTGAGCTGCAGCTGGAGTACACTGTGCCTTCTGAAGCACTCTCTGTTTACGATGAAGTTGCAGTCTCCAGAGTTCCAGTCACTTTTCACAGAAGGCTTGAAGGGTCTGACAG AGTTATTTGTCAAAGAAAATCATGAATTAAGAATAGCAGGAGGAGCAGTGAGGGATTTACTAAGTGGCGTAAAGCCGCAGGATGTGGATTTCGCCACCACTGCTACCCCTGCTCAAATGAGGGAGCTGTTTCAGTCGGTCGGCATTCGTATGATCAACAACAAAGGAGAAAAGCACGGGACGATCACTGCCAGG CTTCatgaagaaaattttgaaattacTACACTACGGATTGACGTTGCCACTGATGGAAGACATGCTGAGGTCGAATTCACAACTGACTGGCAGAAAGATGCTGAACGCAGAGATCTCACTATAAATTCTATGTTTTTAG GTTTCGATGGTACTTTATTTGACTACTTTAATGgttatgaagatttaaaaaataagaaagttagaTTTGTTGGACAAGCTAAACAGAGGATACAAGAAGATTATCTTCGAATTTTAAGATATTTCAG GTTTTATGGGAAAATTGTAGATACCCCTGGTGACCACGATCCTGAGACTTTGGAAGCAATTGCAGAAAATGCAAAAGGCTTGGCTGGAATATCAGGAGAGAGGATTTGGGTGgaactgaaaaaaattcttactAGCAACCACGTAGATCATTTGATTCACCTCATCTATGATCTTGATGTGGCTCCTTACATAG GCTTACCTGCTAATGCAAGTTTAGAAGAATTTAACAAAGTCAGTAAAAATGTTGAAGGTTTTTCCCCAAAGCCAATGACTCTCTTGACCTCACTGTTCAAAGTGCAGGATGATGTCACAAAATTGGATCTGAGGTTGAAGAtttcaaaagaagagaagaatctTGGTTTATTTATAGTTAAAAACAGGAAAGATTTAATTAAAGCGACAGACAGTTCAGAACCTTTGAAACCCTATCAAGACTTCATTATAGAT TCTAGAGACTCTGATGCAACTGCTCGTGTGTGTGAACTCCTCAAGTACCAAGGAGAGCACGGCCTTCTGAAGGAGATGCAGCAGTGGTCCATTCCTCCATTTCCTGTAAGTGGCCATGACATCAGAAAAGTGGGCATTTCTTCCGGAAAAGAAATTGGGGCTCTCTTACAGCAGTTGCGAGAACAGTGGAAGAAAAGTGGTTACCAGATGGAAAAAGATGAACTGCTAAGTTACATAAAGAAGACCTAA